Genomic DNA from Triticum dicoccoides isolate Atlit2015 ecotype Zavitan chromosome 4B, WEW_v2.0, whole genome shotgun sequence:
CCTCTTGGTTTATATAGGTACATGGGCTTATAGGGTTACAACCTACTCGACTAGGTATAAGGGGAATATGTCATCGACGACCTCTAATGTATTGAAGTACACATCATGTCTTCAGGAGCCTCTCTTTTATACGCCATGGGACTCCTGACGTGGCCCACTGGTGAACCGATATGGGGTCCTCGGTCCGGACCACCTGGGCAAAAGACAACATGGTGAATGACCCCAAATCAGGAACACCGTCACCAGCTCTTGCCTCACCTGCTCTGTCGTCCCGCACAACAGATAAGAAACGCCTCGACCAGTCGATGCAGGAGGCGACGTCGTTACCACCCTCGAACCACTCGATATCACCACCCTCGACGAAGAAACCCTAATCCTAGCACTGCCTACGATTGTCAGCTGATCGCCTCCCAGTCGCCTCTTGGGGTTTTCTTTTCCTCGTGGACCCTCACTCTGCAATGTTGTCATTTCGAACAACAGTCTTGCAGAAATACAACTCTTTGTGTGAAGTAAAGAAGTCAGATGTGTGCTCTTTCCTGCTCCACAAGAAAGGCTCTCTGCTGTTGTTGGCGCTGCCGCCGGTCCGTTCCATctctcccccctccccccaccGACGGGAGGGGATTCGTTCTCGTTCTTATTAGATTCAATGTCTTGGTTGGGGCTGTGTGGCAGCGGCGATGCCCCTTAGTAGGAATAGTGTCTGCCACGTTCTATCCACATCCTGATGGTCCGTCTAGCATGGTCGGAAGGTGTGTTGAGCTTTATCTCCCTCGGATCTTGCGGGGTTCGGTCGGTGCTGGTCATCGGTGAATCTATTTGGATTCGGTCTTCGTTCGTCTTCATTTAGGCGCTTACATGTTTGATCCTTCTGATCTCTGACTTTCTCCATCGGTGAAGACTGCTACTCTGATGCGCTGGTCCTatagggccttagcacgacgacttctcgactgtctactacaacaaggtttgctcagctccgatgagggaggggcgatgacggcggcgcgcactCGGCTCACTCcattgcttgtagtcgtcgctaggtggtccacggACATGATTGTAATTTttatactgccatgattgaagatgaatagattgaaagtttctcgATAAAAAAGAAGTCAGATGTGCGGTGCGCAGAGACATCTTATACCCTGAAAAATGTTGTGCAAAATTTAGACAGACTTGTCCGTCTTAGTCCCACGAAGGCCATTTAAAAAGAGAAGTGAAAACGACATCAGGCCATCAATAGGACTGAAACCTACAAGCAAGTGATGGTCTGATTACTTAACACGGCGTCTCTCCGTGCTAGTTGACGTGGACATGATAGCAACTCAAGTCTCGGCTCAAAGTCTTTTGGTCTTCCGGTCCACACGGGATTAAAACCAGAGTCCAATACATATATACTGTACCTTTAGCATCTTGCACACAATTTTCATGTTTGACAAAAAAATAAGTATACAATGGAAGTATGTCAAACTCAATATAAATCACAATGTGTGTATTTTGTATCTATACAACACAGGGTTCGCCTGGATTTTCCGGCACATTGAATATCCAGCGAACATCGGATTTTCGGATATGACAAATGGAATATTTTTCATGGTAAACTATGTTAGATGAGGATGGAAATTTAGTTGATGAACATAGCAAATCTGTATCAGTTCATTTTAATTATTCTTTTGTCAGAAAATTGCCGTGCTCGTCAACTAAATTTGTCATATTCACGTCAATATAAATTGCGAGGAAAAACGTTCAATTTGCCATGCCTAAAACTCTGATGACATATTGTTAACATTTCTGAAAAAAGAATCTCTCTCTTTCTAGCCAATAATaaataaacaaaataaaaaacAAGAGGGAGATAAATGAGTAACCGGGCAGAAGGTTCGACGGAGGCATGGAGCGCGTTCTTCTTCTgcccactataaatacccctcgcCGTCCGCGTTTCCGCTTCCAACCAAAAAATTAGCGCGACAGCTGTTCACACTGCTGACTGCTCCACCCTCGAGCGATCCGTCCGTCCGCCGCCACCTTCCTTCACCCCCTCCCGCCATGGCGGCCGCCAGGTGGTCCCCGGCCGCCTtcctcgcactcctcctcctcctgctcccgtTCGCGCCCAGCCCAGCACGCGCGGCGACGCCGGGGAAGTCCCCGTCGTcctcgtccaccgccgtgttccagcTCCAGGGTGCCGTCTATCCCATCGGGTACGCGGTCTCCTCGCCCCTGCCCTGATCAGATTGGGTTCGTTCTTAGGATATCCCCCGGTTCTGTTCTGTGCAAGCAGATATGCAGATCTTTGGGGTTTATTCGCAGCTTTTGTTGGTTGGTTGGTTTCTGACGAATGCAGAGTCGTAGATCGTCGTCTGCGTAGCTCTGCGGGCGTTGATGTTAATCCCGTCCAAGTAGCCGGCACAAAGTCCAAGAATCCTCTTGACTTTTGCTCCATGAACTGCCTTTTGTCCGTCTgcctatttatttatttactttttgttCTGAAGATAGGGATCCACTGAACTGTTTTCAGTTTGCATCCTCTGTTTATTTTCTCAGTTCTTTCAGGATTTGTTTGTTCACAAATTTTCGGTGCCGTTTCTGCAGGCATTATCATGTCACCATGAACATTGGGGACCCGGCCAAGCCTTACTTCCTGGACGTGGACACCGGCAGCGATCTCAGCTGGCTGCAGTGCGACGCCCCCTGCCAAAGTTGCAACAAGGTGCATTACGCCCCAATGTTATATCTTACAAAATTACTTGAATTGCACGGAGAATTCAACTCCAGTATTCAAGTTCATAGCTTTCTTTCTGCCACCAGATTAGTCCAAGAATTGATCTCTCTTCTGTGTTAAAAGTAGCATGTACCAACTTCGACTTACATTTCCAGTTTAAGATTGTGATCTTTTCCGTCaaaacataataataataatattgtgATATTTTCTTGCTTGGTTTGCATCAACGTCACTGATTATCCTAATCCACTACTGGCTTAATTCTAGTTCCAGATTTGGTGTGAAATGCAGGCCTTGGTTTTTTTCCTTTCCCCAGGGTTTTTTGATTGATTTTCTTCCTGGTTGTTGTTGTAGGTGCCACACCCATGGTACAAGCCAACAAAGAACAAGATTGTTCCCTGTGCAGCTTCGCTCTGCACTAGTTTGAGCCCTAACAAGAAATGCGCCGTGCCACAGCAATGTGATTACCAGATCAAGTACACGGACAAGGCAACTTCACTCGGCGTGCTCATCGCTGACAACTTCACACTGTCCCTGAGGAATTCATCCACTGTCCGTGTCAACCTCACCTTTGGGTACTAATATATGCCCATTTATGTTACATTGCCTTGGTAGTGGTGTTTTAGTTCCGTTCTTGATGTTTAATTGCTTCTCTTTTTGTGCAGCTGTGGATATGATCAGCAAGTGGGAAAGAATGGCGCAGTGCAGGCGGCGACAGACGGCTTGCTTGCGCTTGGGAAAGGATCAGTTAGCCTGCTCTCGCAGCTCAAGCAGCAAGGGGTTACCAAGAATGTTCTTGGCCATTGCTTCAGCACGAATGGAGGAGGCTTCCTCTTCTTCGGAGATGATATCGTACCCACCTCGCGTGTAACTTGGGTTCCCATGGCTCGTACCACATCTGGGTAAGGATGCATTATTCTtaacattttgaaaaaaaaatgtgttGCCAATTGCAAATCTTGGATTTATTTTTAGTCTAAGAATTAGGCTACGTTGGTGTTTGGTTGATTTCTTGATCACCAGTGACATGGCATGGACCTAATGAAATGGCCCTATTATTGAAACAACATGACAACGTAAAAATTAATAAATTTTGAAGCTATCTCATCTTCTTGCGCTTTGCAGCTACAGGAGGGTAAAAAATTCATCAACTTCACATGACAACTCAGTGATAATGCTCCTGTACAGTTGATTGCAACCCTGTTGAATGTTTTCAGTCTATCATCAAGCAGTGTAGTTCATATTAATGTCAATAAACTACAATAATAATTCAGAAAAAGGGTAAAAACTTTAGCATCTTAAAAAGTGTTAACTCAGACTCTCTTTTTTGCTGGGAACTCAGACTCTGTTTACCACCTGAACTGAATGCCTGTATGTAGGATTTACATTCCGTGTCAACAGAAAGTTTTGTAAATTGTATAAGGTTTCAGTAAGACCTTTTGGCTTCACACGTTATGCAATATTTTATTTTCAGGAATTACTACTCACCTGGCTCAGGAACACTGTACTTCGACCGACGCCCACTACGGGTGAAGCCAATGGAGGTGGTATTTGACAGCGGTAGTACCTATACCTACTTTGCCGCCCAGCCATACCAAGCAACTGTTTCTGCGGTAGATTTCAAACACAGTTCATTTTAACTGCCATGAATTTGAAGAAAGAAACAGTTAATCAATCGGATACTTGTCTTGTAGCTCAGAGCTGGTCTCAGCAAGTCACTTAAAGAAGTCTCAGACGTCAGTCTGCCTCTTTGCTGGAAAGGGCAGAAGGTATTCAAATCTGTGTCAGAGGTCAAGAACGATTTCAAGTCACTATTCTTGAGCTTTGGCAAGAATTCTGTCATGGAGATTCCTCCGGAAAACTACCTCATTGTCACTGTAAGCGTTTGATAACCCAACTTACAGTAATTTTTACCAAACATTTTACTGAAAATATGAAAGCTAAAATGTTCTCATCTTTTTTGTGCCAGAAATATGGGAATGTGTGCTTAGGCATCCTTGATGGTACGGCTGCTAAACAGACATTCAACATAATCGGAGGTATAAATTCATACACACAGTACCCAGTTTCTAAAATTAGGATATCTGGGATCTTGTAATAATTGCAGTTGATCTTCTGTTCTGTAGACATCACAATGCAGGATCAGATGATAATTTATGACAATGAGAAAGGGCAGCTTGGATGGATCCGTGGGTCATGCAGTAGAAGCTCTAAGTCTATTATGTCTAACTTTCCATGATCATTTATCAGATCTAAATCATTAACCTATCCGTTCAAACACTGGCTGCACCTCAAGCACTATAGGGTGCCATCCAAATAAAAGTACTGTATGTTGTAGTGTATTAACATGAGCCTGAGGAAAATGCGGCAGAAAGGAGAGGAGAAGAGCCATGCAGATGTAGGCAGATAAAGTTACTGATATGTATGCTCCTCCTGTTCATAATGAAATGGAGTCTATATTTTACCATCTCCTTGTACTTGCAGCTCTATCTTTCTATATGCAAGTATACGGTGCTTGCGTGCTTCAAATGGTTGCAGAACTGAATGCGGCACATACTGAACGACTTACTGATTGCTGACTGATGTGATATAATAATGCTATATGCACTCATGGTCATGGGAGTCACAACTAACTGTTTATACTGAGGAATTGCACGTGCCGACCTATATTATTTCTAACATTGAACACAAATCGTACAAAGATTTGTGTTCTGATCACGCAGTCTCTTACAAGATGAAAAAGGGTGAGATGCAGGTCAAATTTGCACAGATCACGGTTAAGCTGTTTCTTAGTTTGAACAATGACAGAGAATATATATACCAATCTATCTGATGGCATGTGTTCAACATTCTAGACGTTCAAACTGCTGGTATGAAAATCCCACTTCAAATGGGAACTCCATTCGGTTGTAACCGTATACCGTAATAATAACCTTGCCAGTTTCTCTAGCAATAGCTTCCTTAGCACATCTCTTTTAATAGCAAGACAAGATGCCCCCTCCGTTAAGTTTAACGATTATCAAATAGTTGTTGCTTTATTTTGCAATGTAACACTGTATATCTTTATAATGTGAACCAAACCGAGGAGAGTAGAAAATGACAGAAAAGGGAGGATGTTTCTAAATATGATGAATTATTCGAGGTGAGATACAAATCAAAGTCAGTTGTAACTATCTAACTGAATGCCGCTACTGTCATTCCAAATAAAGTCTGTACTGTCTTAACATTCCTGGCCAAAATGAGGGATGAATAGAAACAAAGATGAGTGTAGTAGAGACAAATAGTAAGTTACTTGTATGCTCTTCTTGTTCATAATAAGACGGAATCCTTACTCTTGTATCCCATTTACTTGAAGCTTTTAAAAAAAATGATGCACAATATATCTGATGCTTGCATGCTTTTCAATTTTACTGAATGAGTGTTATGCTTTTTAACGGACTCGGAACTGAATGTTCCACTGGATCAGGCAGGTAGCATTGTGAGTAGGTCTTGTCTAATCACATTTATCTTCTTATAGTATGATGCTTGCTTCCATATACAAGAgatccaaagtggtcggaccctcccCCGGACCCTGGCAAGTTGCCCTTTATAGTATGATGCTTGCTTCCATATATTTCTAATTTCAAAATAATTATTGCTTGCTGGAGTGGAGATTCAAACCATCTCCATGTTCCTTGCCTATTTGGCGTTTTCCACAATGATTCTTTAGCACATATTTTGTACTGTAACCCAAGATATCCTTTTGTCGTGATCAAAATTGTGGAAAGTGTGCTTAAACAACGATCGAAGCAGAAATGAGAACCTTTCTACACTAAGATTATGGGGAAATGACCATGAATTCTAATTTCTGCATTAAATATATGCACATATCTGGAAGTTGCATTTCATATATGTGTATCATGTACAGCTAAGTAGAACAAAATAAATTGGTTTTCGAATTTCCAATGTAAAAAATTGATCTGCAAAAATGTGTCATTTGGTATGCCATAACTTATAAAATGTATCTTCTCTACAGCATCTtgactggaccctgcgcaagcgggagctacatgcaccaggttgccccttTTTAATGGAGAATAATTCTAAATACAATGAATTATTCTAGGTGAGATACAGACCAAGTCAGCTGTAACTATTTGACTGAGTTCTGCTATTGCCATCGAAATAAAGTCTGTCCTGTCTTAACATGCCTGGCCAAAATGAGGGGTGAATGGAAACAAGTGAGCATGTAGTGGAGAGAGACAAATAGTAAGTTACTAACCTCTTTGCTCTTCCTGTTCATAATAAGGCGGAATCTTCAATTGAAGCTTTAAAAACTTCGATACACAATATATCCGATGCTTGATTGCTTATCAATTTTTTTGAAGATTGTTTTGCTTTATATCGGACTCAGAACTGAATGTTCTATTGGATCAGGCAGGTAACATTGTGAGTAGGCCTTCTTACCTGTTTACTTTTCTGATCAGCTGCGTTCATGTAAATGGGATAGCTCCAACTCTTGTTTCAAGATTGAGTTGTACGCTGAAATTGCATTCTTGTAAATATGGGTTACTTCTCAAATCTGAGAAATTTAAAAACCAATCCTCATTGCTGACTGACGGTGTGTATATAGTAATGGTATATGAAGATGAACTAGGCAAACAAATAGCTTTTACCTTTGAAATATCAAGCTCTAATCTGAAAAATTACAATTGCCAAATGCTGATCATTAACTTTGTCCTTTAAAACCAAAAACCTACTGTATGCACACAAAAAAAAAAATCATACTACTGTTGTTTGTTTAGTATTCATAATTTAAACATTGACAGAGTAGAAATGATGACTTGTAGCAAGGATGATGTGGATTATGATGAACAACAATTTACTACTTTTATCTCACGGCACATACAATATTCCAAACCTTGTAGTTATTTATTCCCCACTTTCCACATGAGTACTGAAATCAAAATTCAATATCGAATCAATTCGAATGCCCGTTACGTTGTGTCATACATTGTAAATGACCTTGTCAGTTGTGATAATCATGAGTTGCAACAGTGTTAGTTGTGTTTTTATGTCCTGTTTTTATAGTATGATGATTGCTTCCATATGTTTCTAATTTCAAAATAGTTGTTGCTTGCTGGAGTGGAGATTGAAACCGTCTCCATATTCCTTATCTATTTCTGCGGTTTCCACAATGGTTCCTTGGCACATATTTTGCAATTTAACACAATACATCCTTTTTTTGTGAACATAATTGTGGAAAGTGTGCTTAAAGAACGACCGAGACAGAGACAGAAACGAGGACCTTTCTAATCTAACATTCGGCAAAAAAATGACCATGAATTCTGCGGTTATCTTACTGGAAATGGACCACTGCTTTGATATGTCTTCATGTACTCTATATATGTTCACACAATTAAAGATTTTCGTATTAAATATATGCACATATCTGGAGGTTGCATTGCATATATGTGTATCATGTATAGCTAAGTAGAACAAAATAAATTGTTTTTCAAGTTTTCAAGGTTGAAATGTTTAGATCATTTGGCATGGCATCATTTATCTGAATGTATCTTCTATACAGTATCTTGATGGGAATGTTCAGATCATTTAGCCCTATAAGTAAATCTGTCACTAATCATTCTCGGATTTTTTTTTTATAAATATAATGAATTATTCGAGGTGAGATACAAACCAAGTCATTTGCTACCATCTAACTGAATGCCGCTACTGCCATCCAAATTAAGTCTGCCCTGTCTTAACATGCCTAGCCAAAATGGGGAGGAGCATACAGGTTAGTGACATGCTATTTGTCTCCACTGCATTCTTTGTGAACATAATTGTGGAGCGTGTGCTTAAAGAATGACCAAAACAGATATGAGAACCTTTCTACTCTTACATTCTGGGAAAAGATTTGCAAGTTTTGCGGTTATCTTACTTGAAATGGACCACTATTTTCAGATGTACACTATATGTTCACACAATTTTAAAATTTATGCAGTAAAAATATGCACATATCGAGAGGTTGCATTACATATGTATCATGTACATCTAAGTAGAATAAAAGAAATTTGTTTTCGAATTTTCAATGTCAAAAATTGAGCTGCAAAAATGGGATGCCCATTAGTTTGCTAGACATGTATCATTTGGCATGCCATCATTTATTTAAAATGTACTGTATCTTCTATACAGTATCTTCATGGGAATGTTTGCATCATATTTAGCCTAAAAATAAGTAAACGTATCACTAATTTTGAGTATCATGCACCTCATCACAGTATACTGGTCATGTATTTGTGTGAGTTCTTAAAAATGGATGGCTGGTATAGTTATATCACCACCCCTTGTGCTCCAGCCAACCGCTGGTTTCAACGAGTGATATAATTATGTAAATCCAGTTCTTTCTGACTTAATCTTCTTGCCGGCCTAAATTTCACTGAGTCTCAGTTGGAACACATGGAATTTGACATAAATTTGTTCTATTCCTGCTAGAATTTTGGAAAATTCCGTTGTtttaaacaaggatttaatagtcaGGGAACTCTAAGCCATTTGCTCATTAGGAAAGGCAGGGGTATACTATTTTTGAAAACATAACTATACATTATGAACCCCCGCCCTGCATAAGTTGCTAAGCCCGAATACAATATCACTTGAGAGGAAAATCAACATTAAAGCCAcaaaaaatgcaaaggaaataaACTAAGGCGTACTACAAAGCAGTGGAGGAAATTAAGCTCTGAACCAACGGCTATAAATACCTGACCACCCTTTTGGCACCATCCAGAGAAGCACAGAGTTTCAAATCACACTGCTGCCTTCTCCCCCCACCATGGCTGCCATGTGGTCTCCAATCATCGCTCTCCTCTTGCTCCTGCTCCCACTCGTGCCGTCCTCCTCCTCCGCCATCACGCTCCCGCTCCATGGCAACGTCTATCCTGTCGGTTATGTATGTTTCTCTGATCATTACATGGCAATTGACAAGCTTTGATCGTCCTTCTCAGGCTTGAAGTTTTCTTTCTCCGTATATTTGACACGCTTTTCTGTACCACTGCAGCCACTACTATGTTACGTTGCAGATTGGTAAACCCCTGAAGCACTACTTCTTGGACATCCACACCGGAAGCAACCTCACCTGGCTGGAGTGTCAGCACCCGCACCTCGGCTGCCAGCACTGCACCCAGGTAACAACACTCAATTCTGTGATATCACATACAGTACTATCTTACAACTGTAATATTTGTGTTTGATGCCAAGTGTTCTGTTCTGTCCAAGTTCATTGGCAAAAAATGTACTGCAATCTTGGCATGATCTTTGCTTTCGTGCTTGATTATTCCAGGGGCATAAACACTCATATTACTCGCCAAAACTTAGCAACTTGAAGGTGGGATGTCAACACATGTACTGTGTTGCACTGCGGAAAGACCTGCCAGGTATTAACCCTCAATGCCCCATCAAGGAGCCACATCAATGCCACTACAAAATTCGATACCTCGATGGGACGACAGAAGGTGTTCTCTCCCTTGACAAGATCTCTGTCGGGGGAAAGGAAAACAATATTGCGTTAGGGTAAGAACTAACCATTCACCGTCTGTTCAGTGCTTACTGGACTTGGATGTTGATGATTTTTCACCTTTCGTTTTACGCAGATGTGGATACAACCAGCACCCACGGAAACCATCGCCCGTACATGGCATCCTTGGCCTTGGGATGGGAACGGTGGGTTTTGTCCCGCAACTCAAGTTGCAGAAGATGATTTCCAAGAACATCATTGGGCATTGCCTTGGCAAGGATGGAGGGGGCTACCTCTTCTTTGGGGACAAGCAGTTTGGCTCGGAAGGCATAACCTGGGCACCCATGAGAAGATACGAGTAAGCACTATTGCTTATCAATTTCAAGAGCTTGTTTGTGATCATTAGTTGATGAAGTTTGGGGTGCCAATTTCAGTTTTTGGTTTTTGCTCCCCTGTTAGCCTTGCATAACTGTAATAAGTATCTAGTAATATGTATGTGTCGAAAGGGGTTGTATAGTTAGAAAACGATTTGTTGATACTTGTTTTCTTTTCACTTGGTTCTAAACATTATACAACACCATTTGTTGCAGACTTTTCTACTCACCTGGTCAAGCAAAACTACACCTAGACGGACAGCCAGAGCCTATATACAAGCATGGAGTGAATGCTGTCTTTGACAGTGGTTCCACCTACACCTACATACCTGCCCGGATATACAATCCCTTTGTTCATACGGTATTTTATCGAACCGCAGTGCATCATGGTGCCCATGCATTTGGACAGACACGGGACATTTAAGTCATGGCATTTGGATCTTGCAGGTGAGACATATGATCGGCAGTTCACACCGCGAGGTGCATGATCATGACCTGCCACATTGCTGGAAATTCAAATCTATCGACGAGGTTAAGAGGTTGTTCAAGCCACTGTCATTGCAGTTTGACAACAAAATTGCCATGCATATCCCTGCTATGAACTACCTCATCCACACGGTAAACGTTTGATGACTCAATTGACTGCAAAGAGTGAAACGGCAAATTACAAAAGCTAACATGTCCTTACAAATTTGTGTCAGAGAAGCAATAATTGGTGCCTGGCCATCCTCAACGGAACACACGTTGGTGAAGACCGAAGGATCTTGATTGGAGGTCTGAACTTGACAAACATGTTCCATTTTCTGAAACTAGTGCACCAGGCATACATGTTTGTAATGATCTCCATTTTGATCTTTTGTTTTGCAGACGCTACAATGCGGGATATGCTTGTGATATACGACAATCAGGATGGTAGGCTGGGATGGGTTCACCAACAAGAGTGCACCAGGCCTCATCCTGCTTCGCGTCTCTGAGTAAAGTTTGCATGGAGATACATATTGGTAAAAGATAGAGATGGGCTTGGGAGTAGGCTAGGGGTCATAACTCTTAGCAAGAATGAAGTGATGTTGATAGAGCTTGTATGATCCTCTTGCTCATAATAAAATGGAGTTCTTTGGTTGCATTCCTGCTTGTCTATGTTTATCTGAACAATCTGAACAATCTAAAGCTGACATGCCAACCTAGTTTTACAAGGAGGTAAAGCAGAAAAGGGAAAAAGCTTACATATTTTC
This window encodes:
- the LOC119293418 gene encoding aspartic proteinase Asp1-like; the encoded protein is MAAMWSPIIALLLLLLPLVPSSSSAITLPLHGNVYPVGHYYVTLQIGKPLKHYFLDIHTGSNLTWLECQHPHLGCQHCTQGHKHSYYSPKLSNLKVGCQHMYCVALRKDLPGINPQCPIKEPHQCHYKIRYLDGTTEGVLSLDKISVGGKENNIALGCGYNQHPRKPSPVHGILGLGMGTVGFVPQLKLQKMISKNIIGHCLGKDGGGYLFFGDKQFGSEGITWAPMRRYELFYSPGQAKLHLDGQPEPIYKHGVNAVFDSGSTYTYIPARIYNPFVHTVRHMIGSSHREVHDHDLPHCWKFKSIDEVKRLFKPLSLQFDNKIAMHIPAMNYLIHTRSNNWCLAILNGTHVGEDRRILIGDATMRDMLVIYDNQDGRLGWVHQQECTRPHPASRL
- the LOC119295281 gene encoding aspartic proteinase Asp1-like, with amino-acid sequence MAAARWSPAAFLALLLLLLPFAPSPARAATPGKSPSSSSTAVFQLQGAVYPIGHYHVTMNIGDPAKPYFLDVDTGSDLSWLQCDAPCQSCNKVPHPWYKPTKNKIVPCAASLCTSLSPNKKCAVPQQCDYQIKYTDKATSLGVLIADNFTLSLRNSSTVRVNLTFGCGYDQQVGKNGAVQAATDGLLALGKGSVSLLSQLKQQGVTKNVLGHCFSTNGGGFLFFGDDIVPTSRVTWVPMARTTSGNYYSPGSGTLYFDRRPLRVKPMEVVFDSGSTYTYFAAQPYQATVSALRAGLSKSLKEVSDVSLPLCWKGQKVFKSVSEVKNDFKSLFLSFGKNSVMEIPPENYLIVTKYGNVCLGILDGTAAKQTFNIIGDITMQDQMIIYDNEKGQLGWIRGSCSRSSKSIMSNFP